The Sander vitreus isolate 19-12246 chromosome 10, sanVit1, whole genome shotgun sequence genome contains the following window.
ACTTTGTGCTTAAGCTTTACAATTTACAATTATAAATATGTAATACAATTATtaccaaaaaagacaaaacagaaagcttagcttagcataaagactgaaagcagggggaaacagccttgctctgtccaaaggtaagaTAATCCACCATCCAGCACGTCTAAAGCCCTCTAAATTCTGTGTATATCTCAAATGATGTTCTAATGTTGACAACCTGCAAATCACCCCGTTATTTCCTTCTGGGTACTTTACATTTCCCCTTAAAGACCCTCCTGAAGTTGGAACAGGCAACAGAACATTGCAGACAGAATGAAACGGAGACATATATGTACATTCCCTGCTACACCATAAATTTGGGGAAGAACAGCCTGGCAcaggcccaatcccaaagtccgaCCTCACAGACTCAGACTTTGGTGTGCGCGCTCGCGAAATTTGTAagggttgtcccaatgtcgaatttcaaagggcgtgagggtttgagtacacacttaccgagccctttccgtgagtctgcatcaatgcagacttcaccaaagggaattacccacagttcaaagcgttgCGACGTTTACCGCGGAGACCATGGGGAAATCCGGAAATTACAAAAGGTAAACGACAGCACGACACACGACCACGGAACACAGACCAacctgttgtccagcttgtaaaacaagagtttgaaaaaatgtgcaatcaggcagccgtctcctgtgccttggccgtgtggaaagcaacaaacttaaaatgaaaattcccaaaacggcaagtgtcagcaacatctttgttattaaacgtcgccaaggtaacatgtgatctcgtgaagtgctgtcccaatcccatttatacctatctgagcccatgtggcctcacacactcactcacttagcacctgagatcaattaagtctgtgagtctttagtcctcagggctcctTTTGGGATtgacacctacacacacacacacacacacacacacacacacacacacacacacacacacacacacacacacacagtgatggtcaaatgaagctttgcgACCCACTGtctattttctgagctcactagatggcgctctctgttcaaagaaaaaggttagaggaatggcaattcagtgtgttttcgaCCTGTggttcgcgaagcttcatttgatcatcactacacacacacacacacacacacacacacacacacacacacacacacacacgtgtcattACAGCTCATTAAAATGAAACACAGGCAGATTATCACAGCAGCAACACCCTGCTGATTTATGCAACATTCATTTTACTCATTTCAGGAGGGTGAAACACTCTTGTGGTTAGAATTCTTAATTACTCATTTTCACGCCTCTTTTTTTATCATTCTCATTTATTTTCCAATGTCAAGTGTAAATTACATCTACTCACTGCTTCAGGGTGCGTGATGtgcaaaaagtgtttttgtgtgttttgtggaaCTGAAATGAAAAGTGTAGAGTGCGAGTTAGAAATGAAAGTGCACACAGTATTGCTTCTGAATGGCAGCGACGccttgttttgtcttttcttccaCTCTGGTTTTGTTCATTTAAGTGTCTTACACAATCAACATCTTCATATCGTCGAAATTGTGATTTCTAAACTCAGCCATGAGATGGGTGTGTAAATGATGTGGCTGTATCGTGTTTTGCTTATATTCCCCACTACTGTGTAGCCCAGGGGTCAGTAACCTTAGGCACGTGGTAGCTAAACCAATGGCACACTAGCTTTAAGTTTTTAAGAGTTGTTTTGAAATGTTCCAATCCAAATGCCAAATGACCTCTTTCACAGCCATTGGCTGGAGCACAGCCTGTTATTCATGGTAGTTTCCTTGAAAGATGATGTCAGGCTTAATGCTGATATGGCACActgattaaaggtgctgtagctAGGactgcgaagatccaggactttgaacatcaaacaaatttgaacatcgacaacttctcagtccctcccccccgccccccctttCTGATAAAGCCCAAaactccccccacaagggagaatgaatgtgtgtgcatgagcagtggttaacacgcagttagacaccccccctggccctgattggtgcatctgaacagggagcggtggatttttgcaaatcacactacaggctgtaggtggtgccagaggagatggattttttttatttttattacctgcttcatgtagttctactggaacataggctcagtttcagcaaatatgacagaaagttagttttataaggcttacctactgcacctttttaacaagaacattttcaaATGGCATTTCATATTAAAAAAGTTGCCGACCCCATGTTGTAGCCTATAGCATAGCTACAGTGGCTATGGCCTCTGAAACTATGCCATAAATCCAGCCTTTTGCTGCCAAATCTTGGATACTTTCTGACATTGATTACACATATACATTTAATACTTTACAGAGTAATAGAGAAACTTAACACCCTCTAACAATCTTGTCTTTGCTGACCTCCAGTGGTTTAACTTCTCACCTCGCTGCAGTGATGTACAGGTGGACATAACTGTTGGGTGTGGTTACAGTTACGCTCCTGTTTTTAAATACATCTCTGATGTCCACTGTCCTATAAAGAAAATCCCTGTATACTGTCTTGAAACTAGTTAATAGATATTATGCATCATATGAAAAATTAATCAGGGGAGATGATCACAATGTTTGAATATCCCGACATTTAGAAGTATGAAGTTGCTAAAAACACAATTATTTAATTCAAACCGTAATTCATGATTTCATTACCCAAGAAAGTCATGATGAAACACTCATTACTAAGATAAGAGTTACTCTAGTCTCtgcctccctctttctttcttttttaaagtctCTCAAGTTCCCTGAAGGCATCACGGATAACTTACAGTGTGGCATAATTATTTCACTttgtctcttctcctcctcttcacctCCAGCTATTAAAGTTCTTCTTCTTACCtttatttgttttcctctttGTCAAATAGTTCTTTTcaatatcccccccccctcctcagcGTATCGTCTCAGCAGTGAAACTTGAAGATTATCAGGACGATCCTCTTGTACTCTTTCCGGAAGTTGTGGTTCAGGGCACCATAGACGACGGCGTTGAGGCAGCTGTTGAAGTACGCCATAAAGTAGCTGGCCGTGAACAGCCACTCCGGGATCGCCCGGCTCAGCCTGGAGTCCAGTGCCACCGCCAGGCCGATCAGGTTCAGCGGCGCCCAGCAGACGGCGAAGAGCACGAACACTACGAACATGGTTAGGAAGTTGCGCAGGTCGTGCGGATTGATCTTTGGCCGCGTGTCCGGCTTGACCCTCCGCCTCACCTGGATGACCAGGATCCAGATGCGAAGGTAACAGTAGCTGACGATGCCGATCGGCAGGATGAAGTGCACCACCACCACCGTGATGGTGTACAGCGAGCTGACTGACTGGGCGAAGGTGCAGGAGTACACCCGCGGGTCGTACTGCAGCGACTCCACGAACCAGTTGGGCACGATGGCGAGGATGGTGAGCACCCAGACGAGCACCACATAGCACATGGTGTTTCTGTTGGAGAAGAGCTTGTCGTACTTGAGGCTGTGGCAGATGTAGCAGTAGCGGTTGATGGCGATGGCCGTGATGTTGAAGATGGAGCCAATGACGCTGAGGCCCATGAGGAAGCCGCTGATCTGACAGTGGATGTAGCCGGCGATCCAGCCGTCATGGAAGATGGCGGTCAGAACCAGCGGATAGGGGTAGATGGCGACTACTAGGTCAGCAAAAGCCAGGCTCACCACGAAGGCGTTTCCTGCAGACGGGGGGGACAGACATCATCAGCAAGTAGGATACTAACAGAACATACTGTGAAAGGTGAGTAAGCGCCAATTATACTTGTTTGTCTTGGGAATAAAATCAGAATAGAGCTGCACAGATTCactgattagttgtcaactattaaattaacagcaaactattttgatagaTTATTCTAAGtcctttttttatgttaataaaagtctaaattctctgattccagcttcttatatgtgaatatgttctagtttatATCTCCACTGTGACcgttaactgaatatctttgagttgtggacaaaacaaccTCTGAGGACggcatcttgggctttgggaaacacttactgacatttttcaccattttctgacattttatagatgaaACGGCTAAtcaattaatatattaatattaataattaataatgggCAGATaatttgacaatgaaaataatcattagttgcagccctagcttGAATTATTCGTGTTTGTCTCGGAAATATTATCAGAATCATGTGTTTGAGTAAGTTGATGTAGGGTAGTTTGATATTGCTTCTACCCTTGGCCATAGGCATCTTTAGTCAGCCTAACTATAGGATCGTACCAATGTATAAAACCAATTTGCATCATTAGTTGCAAACTTAATGTAAAGTACTGGTATACACATTTCTTCAAAGTAACTACAGGATGTAAATATTAAACTTTTTACATATAAGATGAAATTGTCGAtagttaaaatgaaaataaaacagtgcAGGTTTAGAGTACAACTTGTTTCTGGCATTTTGTAAGAGTTGGGGTAAACCGAAGTAGCCTCTGGCAAACAGACGAGCATGCGGCAGACAAAAACCATGATGCCAAACTCAGACTGATCACTTTCCCCTCCAACTTAACTTTAATAGCATCTGGATCATTACTCTGCAAACCTCATCACCACCGCTTAAATGCCTCCACCATCATTACAAGCTAATGAATACAACTGGCCAAATCTGCTCCTGCCTTAGACAGCTCATCCAAAAACTTTCACAATTATATTGTTGTTCCCCAGGAGAAGAGGAATCACCGTTTTTTGTACAGTATGCCAGCCACAGCGGCAGGTTGGTTGGACTttattccagtttttttttcactctttgcTCAGCCAAATACTGTGAACTTTGACAATAAAAAGTTCTCTGATGTGCTGTAAAAGTCTCACACATGACTAatcgactaaagaaatcttCGTCGACTAAGACCAAGATTACCTATTGGTCGACTAAtcgcaacccgttctcactcccaactcgtaaaatatggatgcTTGTTCAGTGCCTCTCAGTGTCAGATACGCAAACAGCACCCTTCagtgtctgtatggaacgcaccgggcagagcagcagctcgactgcGGTGCTGTAAGATGATGTAATATTATGGGTGACAATGGTAGCGAGCAGTTTGAAAGCCTGAAATACTGTGTAGGGATGTTGGTTAGAGTGGTGGATgattcaaacaacacaggactttcacctaggaGACCGGGATTCaagtcctgttcttgtcccgcatTTCACGGAATTGTAcgttttataaccccacccacgatcttttcctaaacctaactgtctcGTTGTTGTGcgacatgtcagttaaacgtacatcCCGACCCAGAATGTCAAAAGTAtagccaagagtcccgaccaagagcgTTTAGATAAATTGCGTTTAGATATGGCgctaaaagagacaaaaacaatgccaaaggcacatggccaagcatccatattttacgcgatgggagtgagaatgtgttgctaaTCAACGAAAAGGGGGCAGCTCTACCACAAACACTGTATCAGGGCTGAAACTGAAATGTCAGATGCAGATATctaaaaaccccaaaacaaatCTTAACTATGACATATTCACATCAACACTTTACACTTTAGGCCTTCGGCAGACGCTCCAAACAGCTCTCACTACCAACTAATCATGCAGGCAGCATAAAGCCCTCCAGTGACCCCAGAACCCCCTGCAGCTGCTGAAATTGAGAGGTTTTCGTGGAAGTTTCGATCAAATTGCATACATCTTCACACCCTGGGGGGAGTGTGGTCGCTAAGTCAGGCAGTGTTAATAACACCTTGTGAAAATATGAAAAGGATTCCATCAGAGGtcaacctttttgttaaagatcaACATGCGTTTTGATCAACATGAAACATCCCCGTAATCACAATCCCCAAACCAGATAGACCAGACTGCTTTTAAATATACAAtgattttatcatcgtaaaacacacttcattaaaagtttacagaaaacaaaataaaatcaaaagctATCTTGGTTCTTCTTTCCACTGTCCCAACAATCCTAattctggtttggttgaaataaatgcCTAATCCTCTCATACATGTAAAAATATGCTGGCTATATACACACTAGAAGTACTGTTCATGTAACCTCGTGAtatcgcgagaatccagctgctgtTCCAGGTAAATGTTAAAGATTGGCTGTTTCCAATTCAATTCACCTGACAGCTAATCAGagattatgttttttattgccATGAAAAAAGTCAACTGAAAGGTTCCCTGTGGAGTTTATTTTACATCTAGTAGCACCATGGAGTTGTTTTTCTACAGTACTGTATACGTGCACACCAAAATATGCAGCAATGCATGGAAACACATTTGTTAAGAGATCAAGGATACGCACTACACAATGTTTGCTGAGAGATgctgaatgtaaacatgacttttctttgtttctaaGAAAACGCCACTGGGCTTCTTTAATCCTGAATGTGTAGAGTGAATCATCATATTCAGATACCTAATATGACTTCTCACCAATGCAGTCAAACAACTGGAGCCACCTAAGCCCCCTGATTGATACATAATACACAGCCTGTAATGCTAATTAGTCTGTTCGTTAAGACACATGATGAATTAATGAGCAGAGATTTCGATCAGCATGGTGTGATCTTTGCCACTTGAACGCACTAAGAAGTTGCAGTAGTTTCAAAGACTTTGGTTTTTCCACATTGAAATGCAAATTTATGTAGCGAGTCGCTCCAAAATCTAATCAGCTCATCTGTTCTGTAGAGGGAGTGGCACTGTGAACTTTCCTCTACTCTGGTGTTCTGGAGTTAACGTGTATCCAtcatagacagacagacggaaggATGTATGCATCTCGTAACCACAGAGAGTCTGCTTTGTAGtgagatgcttttttttctttgttccttCACTCCTCCCGTGTTTCATTTGTGTCTCTCAGCGGTGCGAGTGTGTTCAACGCTGCAGCCACCGCTGCCGGTGTGTGTCATCCTGACAGCAGCTCTGATGGCGGCTGCTTGTACCTCGTTCAAGTACAACAGCGAACACTGCTATCACCCACAGACAGATGGATATTGAGCTGCAGTTTGTAGGAAAAAATAGACGCAGACATTTTGTCTGCCTGACTCAACCTTCAACTGACTTTTCTGGATCATGCTGAAGAGACAGAAGTATGAGCTTATAAAACAGAATTTGGGAGTATTTAAAGAGTCATATTTAAGACTGTAGGATATCAGAGATGTAGAGGTCATGAGTTCAAATTAGGGTTGggaattgtatgttttttttttcccaaaccgGTGAATAAATGATACTTTAAAGTTCTCATATTATgcgcattttcaggttcataattgtatttagaggttgtaccagaataggtttatgtggtttatttttcagaaaacaccatatatttgttgtactgcacattgctgcagctcctcttttgaccctgtgtgttgagctctctgttttagctacagagtgaggcatcacacttctatcctatctttgttgggaatcgcacatgcgcagtacctaggtaaggactactagctagtcgCATGAGgtcgtgccacgctagcagctaggcgagcattataacgtgtgttacaaagtgacacacgttcgtcacagaagtaaaggctggactacaaatGGTGCCAAAATGTACCAAATGGTACTAAAATGAGGCACTGTAATCTGCGTTGTCATCCGGTCTGTTTCCGTAGCCAACCCTAGTTCCAATTCCCCCAGCAGAAACCAGCTTAGTTATAATTTTCAACATTATGGTTTACATGTTGTCTAAGCCTTGGGTATACTTGAAATTCTGAATCCATTGTATTTTTATATAGATTTAGTTTTGTGACTCGAAACCTGcaataacagatttttttcaacGTATCGTCATACAACGGTTCGTATATCttactaatgaaaaatgcacaaTTTTCCGTGCGTGATCCTACGAACGTCCAGCAACTCGAGCGATCAGTACGCCTGCGTAAGCTCCTGCAGTGCATAATttgtttaggcaacaaaactacttggaaAAGTTCAGGAAATGATtgaggtttgggttaaaatatgTATGTTGATTACATAAATGTATGTGGCGTTAGTTATGTACGTACATTACGTAACAAAATCAAGTGAAAataagtcaatgttgacttttgctttcacacgggacacaaacagtggtctcctgggtgagagtcctgtgtttatttgacccatccatcccccccccccccaacctctTCCCTCTTTACCTTTTTATACTAAGTCACCTGACTTCCTCTTTAGAAGCAGCCCTGCACGTCCTGACTCACAATACGTGGGTTAATATTCAAATGAAATactgcattacttttcgtaagTACGACCAGTCAATGAGAAGAgcctggattttttttaagttaatatTATGGATTTAAAAACTTATTTCAAACATCCAGCAGTGACAGAGCAACacaatcattcatttggagtcatgtttgtgtccacctgatgaatgtaagtacaatagtctctctcttttagctctgtttttggtctctaccaactcgtGAAGGATATATCGGTCTCTTTAGCTGATAAATGCACCAGTAAGTCTCTAActgtcaagtcaattttatttatattgtcaaatgtcacaaatcacaaatatgcctcaaggggctttacaatctgtataGCGTATGACTCCCTCTTCCCTCGATTCAAagctttttctctgaaaacagctgcctgctgaaTCCAAAAACAACACTATGACAGTAACGTTTTGTTTCAAACAAAGCTGCTGAGCCTTTGATCAATGGATGGCTTCAGTAATAACTGAAATGATTGTTAGCGGTGGTGCAGAACATAGAAGCTATTGACATCGCTGATGAGAAAGATGCAAGTAGACCAGGAAGGTTACTAATGGGTCTTCCTATTTTATTCTTGTTTCAAGAGTTATTGCCATTGCTTTCCAACATTCACAAAAAAGCAGTGAAGGTAATTGGAAGTAGGAATATTAGCCTTTACAGAGCCTGTACGAGCAGACAGTCATGAAACAAGCCACACAAATAATTGCGGACTCTCAGCATCCCCTCTTCTCTGAATAAGAGTCTCTGCCATCAGGAAGAAGACTATTTCTGCCAATGTGCAAATCAAACCGTTTGAATCTATAGTTTGTTCCATGCTATATCAAGCTGCTGAACTCTAATGATGAATCTTAGTGCAATAAAGCAATTTGCAACAAATACACAAGCACTTTAATTCTTACAGGTTCTTTTTTCCAAAATCCTGACTTGAACACTCAAACACTGTGAGCGTAGACTGAAATGGAATTTCATGGCAGAAGAAATAGAAGTCCACTTCTCCACAGTGCATCCACatgctcagtgtgtccaagatatatatatatatatatatataaaatatggcTAAAAGCACAACTTCTTTTTCAATCCTCAAAAAGCTAAAGCACGTCAGTCCCTGCATATATGCTCACATTATTGTAGGTTATACAACCAAAATGAATTGTaggtaataaaacaaaaatacaattaaaggtgcagtaggtaagtcatatttgctgaaactgacccgatgttccagtagaactacatgaagcaggtcatttaaaaaaaaaaatctggctcctctggcaccacctacagcctgtagtgcgatttgcaaaaatccaccactccctgttcagatgctccaatcagggccagggggggtgtctaactgtgtgtcaatcactgctcaggcacacgcattTCATAGCGTCCTCCCCTTCCCCGCCCATCAGCTGCAGATAGGTTtcctccccttcccccctctTCACACACGCTCTATCGTGCACagctctcccttgtggggggaggggtttatgagaccgtttgggcttcagcagaaaggggggagggactgagaagttgtcgatgttcaaattgtttggctaagtcctggatcttcacaatcctacctacagcaccttttaataTAGTTCCATTTTGTCAA
Protein-coding sequences here:
- the mtnr1al gene encoding melatonin receptor type 1A-like, coding for MMKGPTFHDHDPMRLVDPRHLPQMMSLEDREPTMVEGTLGPRNSTPAGGEGAPGHQHQSFPWVETLLAGVLITTIVVDAIGNLLVIVSVFRNKKLRKAGNAFVVSLAFADLVVAIYPYPLVLTAIFHDGWIAGYIHCQISGFLMGLSVIGSIFNITAIAINRYCYICHSLKYDKLFSNRNTMCYVVLVWVLTILAIVPNWFVESLQYDPRVYSCTFAQSVSSLYTITVVVVHFILPIGIVSYCYLRIWILVIQVRRRVKPDTRPKINPHDLRNFLTMFVVFVLFAVCWAPLNLIGLAVALDSRLSRAIPEWLFTASYFMAYFNSCLNAVVYGALNHNFRKEYKRIVLIIFKFHC